In Sporichthya polymorpha DSM 43042, a genomic segment contains:
- a CDS encoding PIN domain-containing protein, with product MLLLDSEALSSIANGPADRRDRVRALVGEMRRRELPVATVAAVLAEVVRGRSQDAAVFAGLRRERVEVHAVDSRVAVRAGQLLGACRADSTLAIDAFLVAVADLSAGAIIATGDPKDLRRLVAHAEAVSVAAL from the coding sequence GTGCTCCTGCTGGACAGCGAGGCCCTCTCGTCCATCGCGAACGGCCCGGCCGACCGGCGCGACCGCGTTCGTGCGCTTGTTGGCGAGATGCGCCGCCGCGAACTTCCCGTTGCGACCGTCGCTGCGGTCCTCGCGGAGGTCGTGCGCGGACGTTCCCAAGACGCTGCCGTCTTCGCCGGTCTCCGCCGCGAACGCGTCGAGGTGCACGCGGTCGACAGCCGTGTCGCGGTTCGTGCGGGTCAATTGCTCGGGGCCTGCAGGGCGGACTCCACGCTGGCGATCGACGCGTTCCTCGTCGCGGTGGCCGACCTCTCCGCCGGCGCCATCATCGCGACGGGAGACCCGAAGGATCTGCGGCGCCTGGTCGCCCACGCCGAGGCCGTCTCGGTGGCGGCGCTCTAG
- a CDS encoding type II toxin-antitoxin system VapC family toxin: MVVDTSALVAVVLGEADAERYVQALQTSAESWISAVNAVEASIVVEARHGPEAARDLHLLLDTAEVGVRPVGPDDVRFAVDAWRRFGKGRHPAGLNLGDCFAYALAHATGDVLLFKGEDFRQTDITPAILGP; the protein is encoded by the coding sequence GTGGTCGTCGACACCTCAGCGCTGGTGGCCGTCGTCCTCGGCGAGGCCGACGCCGAGCGCTACGTCCAGGCGCTCCAGACGAGTGCGGAATCGTGGATCTCGGCCGTCAACGCGGTCGAAGCGAGCATCGTGGTGGAAGCGCGCCACGGCCCGGAAGCGGCACGCGACCTCCACCTGTTGCTCGACACGGCCGAGGTCGGGGTCCGGCCCGTCGGTCCTGACGACGTTCGATTCGCCGTCGACGCCTGGCGCCGATTCGGCAAGGGTCGCCACCCTGCCGGTCTGAACCTCGGCGACTGTTTCGCCTACGCACTCGCGCACGCCACGGGCGACGTGCTGCTGTTCAAGGGCGAGGACTTCCGCCAGACCGACATCACGCCGGCAATCCTCGGGCCCTAG
- a CDS encoding peptidoglycan DD-metalloendopeptidase family protein, with product MVRILVAIGVAFAMTWAGGTTTAGSVASPSPSYVFPIRDCDASYGRTHHDYPASDVFAREGCPIVSVTDGVIDEVSRRDRWNPRRNDGATRGGLSVSILGDDGVRYYYSHLSVLNRRIESGERVTAGRRLGQVGRTGSARGTSPHVHFGLSWPTPHRAWWVRRGMLAPAPYLDAWRDGKDRSPAKAIRELRKDRGEIPPCDAAC from the coding sequence ATGGTGCGAATCTTGGTGGCGATCGGCGTGGCGTTCGCGATGACGTGGGCCGGCGGGACAACGACAGCCGGGTCGGTGGCGTCCCCCTCGCCGTCGTACGTCTTCCCGATCCGGGACTGCGACGCGAGCTACGGCCGGACCCACCACGACTACCCGGCGAGTGACGTGTTCGCCCGCGAGGGATGCCCGATCGTCTCGGTCACCGACGGGGTGATCGACGAGGTGAGCCGGCGCGACCGCTGGAACCCGCGGAGGAACGACGGCGCCACCCGCGGGGGGCTGTCGGTCTCGATTCTCGGTGACGACGGGGTCCGCTACTACTACTCGCACCTGTCGGTTCTCAACCGCCGCATCGAGTCGGGGGAGCGCGTCACCGCCGGCCGGCGGCTCGGCCAGGTCGGCCGGACCGGCAGCGCCCGCGGCACCAGTCCCCACGTGCACTTCGGCCTGTCCTGGCCGACACCCCACCGGGCCTGGTGGGTCCGCCGCGGCATGCTCGCCCCCGCCCCCTACCTTGACGCCTGGCGCGACGGCAAGGACCGCTCCCCGGCGAAAGCGATCCGCGAGCTCCGCAAGGACCGCGGCGAGATCCCACCCTGCGACGCGGCCTGCTGA
- a CDS encoding PIN domain-containing protein — MRLHLDLARRVDNRWDGEDPFVAIGRHGGRGLQRSVTLHGHRAEALALARAADPIAITESVIGAWARLVADCRQGGITRTVKLIDALIAATAIDLGLPVVTQDDDYDRMAEAHRPLRVIKV; from the coding sequence ATGCGCCTGCATCTCGATCTTGCACGACGGGTCGACAATCGCTGGGACGGGGAAGATCCGTTCGTCGCCATAGGCCGACATGGTGGTCGAGGACTCCAGAGGAGCGTGACGCTTCACGGTCATCGGGCGGAAGCCCTCGCCCTGGCCCGCGCGGCCGACCCGATCGCGATCACTGAGTCGGTGATCGGGGCCTGGGCCCGGCTCGTCGCCGACTGCCGCCAGGGCGGGATCACCCGCACCGTGAAGCTGATCGACGCCCTCATCGCCGCTACCGCAATCGACCTCGGGTTACCCGTCGTCACCCAGGACGACGATTACGACCGGATGGCCGAGGCCCACCGCCCGCTCCGCGTGATCAAGGTCTGA
- a CDS encoding nuclease-related domain-containing protein: MIGLPLRRGARRETDRRRELDPATVAITALPDVLVLHNRRLVGSNGRPSRETVDHLVVARSGVWLVDAKTHYGPHEVRRTGGIITPRDERLFINYRDRTELVDDLRREVVTLQRVLVDAGHTVGVHGALCFVDTPLPWVSESITGIALVDLRGLTTLLTADGDLDDHDRAEVRAVLNSRCVPA, from the coding sequence GTGATCGGACTGCCCCTCCGCCGCGGAGCGCGACGGGAGACGGACCGCCGGCGGGAGCTCGATCCCGCGACGGTGGCGATCACCGCGCTCCCGGACGTCCTCGTCCTGCACAACCGCCGGCTGGTCGGGTCGAACGGCCGGCCGAGCCGGGAGACCGTCGACCACCTCGTCGTCGCGCGGTCCGGGGTCTGGCTCGTCGACGCGAAGACGCACTACGGCCCGCACGAGGTCCGCCGCACCGGCGGGATCATCACCCCGCGCGACGAGCGGCTCTTCATCAACTACCGCGACCGCACCGAGCTCGTCGACGACCTCCGCCGCGAGGTCGTGACGCTCCAGCGCGTCCTCGTCGACGCCGGCCACACCGTCGGCGTCCACGGGGCCCTGTGCTTCGTCGACACGCCGCTCCCGTGGGTGAGCGAGTCGATCACGGGCATCGCGCTCGTCGACCTCCGCGGCCTGACGACGCTCCTGACCGCGGACGGGGACCTCGACGACCACGACCGGGCCGAGGTCCGCGCCGTCCTGAACTCCCGCTGCGTGCCGGCCTAG
- a CDS encoding vWA domain-containing protein gives MKLNAMLDVAVVAHEAEDEVTVLVDLEAPAAPVDTTRAPASLQVVLDRSGSMAGPPLEGAKAALVALIRRLEPTDNFGLVTFDDSAQVVVAAGPLTDKEGAIRAVESVHSGGTTDLSAGYLRGLRELRRVAASGTVLVVSDGHVNAGLSDVDEFAAVTAKAYADGVVTSTLGYGRGYDETLLAAIARAGSGNHVFADNPDAAGAAIAGEVDGLLNKVVQAASLIVTVEDPVVLAHLYNDLPTRQISANQLMIELGDFFGAEGRRVLMKFRVPGMAALGPARIATLELAYVELPGLIEHVVTLPISVNVVPGDEAAGRVPHPTVRSEALFQEAQESKRRASEALERGDVGAGEALFEEARARLHEALPIAPAGLDRDIRAELDTVDAMGGMVHDLGSAYVAKLSRDSHHQMNRKRGRAPRMGSSE, from the coding sequence ATGAAGCTCAACGCAATGCTCGACGTCGCGGTGGTCGCGCACGAGGCCGAGGACGAGGTCACCGTCCTCGTCGACCTCGAGGCGCCCGCGGCGCCGGTCGACACCACCCGCGCCCCGGCCTCGCTGCAGGTCGTCCTCGACCGCAGCGGCTCGATGGCGGGCCCGCCGCTGGAGGGGGCCAAGGCCGCGCTCGTGGCGCTGATCCGCCGCCTCGAACCGACCGACAACTTTGGGCTGGTCACCTTCGACGACTCCGCGCAGGTCGTCGTCGCCGCCGGCCCGCTGACGGACAAGGAGGGCGCGATCCGCGCCGTCGAGTCCGTCCACTCGGGCGGCACCACCGACCTGTCCGCCGGGTACCTGCGCGGCCTCCGCGAGCTCCGGCGGGTCGCCGCGAGCGGCACCGTGCTTGTCGTCTCCGACGGGCACGTCAACGCCGGGCTGAGCGACGTCGACGAGTTCGCCGCCGTCACCGCCAAGGCCTACGCCGACGGCGTCGTCACCTCGACCCTCGGCTACGGGCGGGGCTACGACGAGACGCTGCTCGCGGCGATCGCCCGCGCGGGTAGCGGCAACCACGTCTTCGCCGACAACCCCGACGCCGCGGGTGCGGCGATCGCCGGCGAGGTCGACGGACTGCTCAACAAGGTCGTCCAGGCGGCGTCGCTGATCGTCACCGTGGAGGATCCGGTCGTCCTCGCCCACCTGTACAACGACTTGCCGACGCGTCAGATCTCGGCCAACCAGCTGATGATCGAGCTCGGCGACTTCTTCGGCGCCGAGGGCCGCCGCGTGCTGATGAAGTTCCGCGTCCCCGGGATGGCCGCGCTCGGCCCGGCCCGGATCGCGACCCTGGAGCTCGCGTACGTCGAGCTGCCCGGCCTGATCGAGCACGTCGTGACGCTGCCGATCAGCGTCAACGTCGTCCCGGGGGACGAGGCCGCCGGCCGGGTCCCGCACCCGACGGTCCGCTCCGAGGCGCTGTTCCAGGAGGCGCAGGAGAGCAAGCGCCGCGCCTCCGAGGCGCTCGAGCGCGGGGACGTCGGCGCCGGCGAGGCGCTGTTCGAGGAGGCCCGGGCCCGGCTCCACGAGGCGCTCCCGATCGCCCCCGCCGGCCTCGACCGGGACATCCGCGCCGAGCTCGACACCGTCGACGCGATGGGCGGGATGGTCCACGACCTCGGTTCCGCCTACGTCGCCAAGCTCAGCCGCGACTCCCACCACCAGATGAACCGCAAGCGTGGTCGGGCCCCGCGGATGGGGTCTTCCGAGTAG
- a CDS encoding type II toxin-antitoxin system VapB family antitoxin — protein sequence MVLNIKDAGTDRVVRELAAATGESITVAIRVAVEERLARVRRRNAAATTSDVLTEIIRRGRARAVVDSRGEDEILGYGPDGIPA from the coding sequence ATGGTGTTGAACATCAAGGACGCCGGCACCGACCGCGTCGTCCGCGAACTGGCCGCCGCGACCGGAGAGTCGATCACGGTCGCCATTCGGGTGGCCGTGGAGGAGCGGCTGGCGCGTGTCCGTCGGCGCAACGCGGCCGCAACGACGTCCGACGTCCTCACCGAGATCATCCGCCGGGGACGCGCACGTGCGGTGGTCGACAGCCGCGGCGAGGACGAGATCCTCGGGTACGGACCCGACGGCATCCCGGCCTGA
- a CDS encoding DUF4190 domain-containing protein: MSTTNVESAGLPQAGYVQPVVVMNGPGRQGPAITSLVLGIVAAVFCLIPIVGMISLVLAPIGLVFGVVGWRGAAVGRRAGKGKAIAGVVLAILAGIGAIASTVAVATAVDEAGKSIDRAVGNATDDVLANDLGVAIGTYTAKDLGFGLTDGKLTVTLTNKSSKRQSFDVKAEALTPSGTRIATDTAFVSALGPGQSDEVAMFEFVSGDEAAQLKRATFRVIQASAY, encoded by the coding sequence ATGAGCACGACCAACGTCGAATCCGCCGGCCTGCCGCAGGCCGGGTACGTCCAGCCCGTCGTCGTGATGAACGGACCCGGCCGCCAGGGCCCGGCGATCACCAGCCTGGTGCTGGGCATCGTCGCGGCGGTGTTCTGCCTCATCCCGATCGTCGGGATGATCTCGCTCGTCCTCGCCCCGATCGGGCTGGTGTTCGGCGTCGTCGGGTGGCGCGGCGCCGCCGTGGGACGCCGGGCCGGCAAGGGCAAGGCGATCGCCGGGGTGGTGCTCGCGATCCTCGCGGGCATCGGGGCGATCGCCTCCACCGTCGCGGTCGCGACCGCGGTCGACGAGGCGGGCAAGTCCATCGACCGGGCCGTCGGCAACGCGACCGACGACGTCCTCGCGAACGACCTCGGCGTCGCAATCGGCACGTACACGGCCAAGGACCTCGGCTTCGGTCTGACCGACGGCAAGCTGACGGTGACCTTGACCAACAAGTCGAGCAAACGTCAGTCCTTCGACGTCAAGGCCGAGGCACTCACGCCGTCCGGCACACGCATCGCCACCGACACCGCGTTCGTCTCGGCTCTCGGTCCGGGCCAGTCCGACGAGGTCGCGATGTTCGAGTTCGTCTCCGGCGACGAAGCCGCGCAGCTCAAGCGCGCGACCTTCCGGGTCATCCAGGCCTCGGCCTACTAG
- a CDS encoding GNAT family N-acetyltransferase: MTDANHVVRVCGPAEAESAAQLLHDFNVEFDCPTPPVAELAERIRTLVTRSDFEILLAGEPAVAVAVTTFRPSLWSPGPVALLEELYVRPELRSRGIGAAVLTRAIAAAKERGVTTFEINVDEGDVDAQRFYRSHGFTEIEYPETGERAFYFHREI, from the coding sequence ATGACCGATGCGAACCACGTCGTCCGGGTGTGCGGGCCCGCGGAAGCGGAGAGCGCGGCCCAGTTGCTCCACGACTTCAACGTCGAGTTCGACTGCCCGACCCCGCCGGTCGCGGAGCTGGCGGAGCGGATCCGGACCCTGGTGACCCGGTCCGACTTCGAGATCCTGCTCGCGGGGGAGCCGGCGGTCGCGGTCGCGGTGACGACGTTCCGCCCGAGCCTGTGGAGCCCGGGGCCGGTGGCCCTGCTGGAGGAGCTCTACGTCCGCCCCGAGCTTCGCAGTCGCGGGATCGGGGCCGCGGTCCTCACCCGCGCGATCGCCGCCGCGAAGGAACGGGGCGTCACGACCTTCGAGATCAACGTCGACGAGGGCGACGTCGACGCCCAGCGGTTCTACCGCTCCCACGGGTTCACCGAGATCGAGTACCCCGAGACCGGGGAGCGGGCGTTCTACTTCCACCGGGAGATCTGA
- the ypfJ gene encoding KPN_02809 family neutral zinc metallopeptidase encodes MIKFDDSSVDASGVRDRRGKGSAAAIGGGGVGIVGLLVYALISVLGGGGGGIDPSLLFPADGSVQSQADTSGDLQTRCNTEGAIDRYDDCYLVKVYNELDEVWSAEFARRGERYERPALTFFESAVSTGGCGRASSQVGPFYCPGDQSIYIDIGFLAALQREFGAAGRYAQAYILAHEVGHHLQTILGTEDEMRDAQRSSPRKANQLSVAFELQADCYAGIWSRLADDAGNVSVSEDEVREAQAAAAAVGDDRIQQKSTGRVDPESWTHGSAAQRERWFTTGRESGDLDSCDTFA; translated from the coding sequence GTGATCAAGTTCGACGACAGCTCCGTCGACGCCTCCGGGGTCCGCGACCGCCGGGGCAAGGGCAGCGCCGCGGCCATCGGCGGCGGCGGGGTCGGGATCGTGGGCCTGCTGGTCTACGCCCTGATCAGCGTCCTCGGCGGGGGAGGCGGGGGCATCGACCCGTCGCTGCTGTTCCCGGCCGACGGGAGCGTCCAGAGTCAGGCCGACACCTCCGGCGACCTGCAGACGCGCTGCAACACCGAGGGCGCCATCGACCGGTACGACGACTGCTACCTCGTCAAGGTCTACAACGAGCTCGACGAGGTCTGGTCCGCCGAGTTCGCCCGCCGCGGCGAACGCTACGAGCGTCCCGCGCTGACGTTCTTCGAGTCCGCCGTCAGCACCGGCGGGTGTGGGCGCGCCTCCTCGCAGGTCGGGCCGTTCTACTGCCCGGGTGACCAGTCGATCTACATCGACATCGGCTTCCTCGCCGCGCTGCAGCGCGAGTTCGGCGCGGCCGGCCGCTACGCGCAGGCCTACATCCTCGCCCACGAGGTCGGCCACCACCTGCAGACGATCCTCGGCACCGAGGACGAGATGCGCGACGCCCAGCGCTCATCCCCGAGGAAGGCGAACCAGCTCTCCGTCGCCTTCGAGCTTCAGGCCGACTGCTACGCCGGCATCTGGAGCCGCCTCGCCGACGACGCCGGCAACGTCTCCGTCAGCGAGGACGAGGTCCGCGAGGCCCAGGCCGCCGCCGCGGCCGTCGGCGACGACCGGATCCAGCAGAAGTCCACCGGCCGCGTCGACCCCGAGTCCTGGACCCACGGCAGCGCCGCCCAGCGCGAGCGCTGGTTCACCACCGGCCGCGAGAGCGGCGACCTCGATTCCTGCGACACCTTCGCCTGA